One genomic region from Arthrobacter sp. FB24 encodes:
- the coaD gene encoding pantetheine-phosphate adenylyltransferase — protein sequence MRRAVCPGSFDPIHNGHLEVIARAAGLFDEVIVAVSTNYAKKYRFPLEERIDMARETLASLRGIVVEPVGEGLLAEYCRQRGVSAIVKGLRSSSDFDYELPMATMNRQLSGVETVFLPTEGHYLHLSSTLIKEVFTLGGNVSDYVPRSVLKRLLAGESS from the coding sequence ATGAGACGCGCCGTATGCCCTGGCTCCTTTGACCCGATCCACAATGGCCACCTGGAAGTCATCGCCAGGGCCGCAGGCCTCTTTGACGAAGTCATCGTGGCGGTGTCCACCAACTACGCCAAGAAGTACCGCTTCCCGCTGGAGGAACGGATCGACATGGCCCGCGAGACCCTCGCGTCCCTGCGCGGCATCGTAGTGGAGCCGGTGGGCGAAGGCCTGCTGGCCGAATACTGCAGGCAGCGGGGTGTGTCCGCAATTGTGAAGGGCCTTCGATCGTCGTCGGACTTTGACTACGAGCTCCCGATGGCAACGATGAACCGGCAGCTGAGCGGCGTGGAAACGGTCTTTCTTCCCACCGAAGGCCACTATCTCCACTTGTCGTCCACGCTCATTAAGGAAGTCTTCACCCTCGGCGGCAACGTGTCCGATTATGTGCCACGATCGGTGCTGAAACGGCTGCTGGCGGGCGAGTCGTCCTAG
- a CDS encoding SDR family NAD(P)-dependent oxidoreductase, with amino-acid sequence MPESNIPFTVAGGVVLVTGAAMGMGRLHALRAAREGATVVILWDVDAGGLESVAREVTALGARAVARAVDLADRDAIAEAARECRAEGALTLLVNNAGIVRGAYFWEHRPGPDIALTMDVNALAPMYVTLAFLPDMMADVGRARRVLNIASAAGTVSNPRMSVYAASKWAVVGWSDSLRLELEQEGYRHLRVTTFCPSYISTGMFAGARGPPAHAAHDSR; translated from the coding sequence ATGCCCGAGTCGAACATTCCCTTCACCGTTGCAGGGGGCGTGGTGCTGGTCACCGGCGCAGCCATGGGCATGGGCCGGCTGCACGCGCTCCGCGCCGCCAGGGAAGGCGCGACTGTGGTGATCCTATGGGACGTGGATGCCGGCGGACTGGAAAGCGTTGCCCGCGAGGTGACTGCGCTCGGCGCCCGAGCCGTAGCCCGCGCCGTGGATCTCGCGGACCGTGACGCCATCGCCGAGGCCGCGCGGGAGTGCCGTGCTGAAGGCGCCCTTACCCTCCTCGTTAATAACGCGGGAATCGTGCGCGGCGCGTACTTTTGGGAGCACCGGCCGGGCCCTGACATTGCCTTGACCATGGACGTCAACGCACTGGCGCCGATGTACGTCACCCTCGCATTCCTTCCGGACATGATGGCCGACGTCGGGCGCGCCCGACGGGTCCTGAACATCGCCTCCGCCGCCGGCACGGTTTCCAACCCCAGGATGAGCGTGTATGCAGCCTCCAAATGGGCTGTAGTGGGCTGGAGTGACTCGCTGCGGCTTGAATTGGAACAGGAAGGCTACCGGCATCTGCGGGTCACCACCTTCTGTCCGAGCTACATCTCCACCGGTATGTTCGCCGGCGCCCGCGGCCCCCCTGCTCACGCCGCTCATGACTCCCGCTAA
- a CDS encoding aminotransferase class I/II-fold pyridoxal phosphate-dependent enzyme has product MNATAPAPWQRAASGANLLAANGTLGVTIFEEMTTLAVRTGAINLGQGFPDEDGPLEIKAAAQAAIASGANQYAPGKGILPLREAVSAHQQRFYGLTPDPETEIIVTTGATEAIAASLLALVEHGDEVLTFEPFYDSYGAMIGLAEATHVTAPLLAPDFMPDMTALEAAFSSRTKVVLINNPHNPTGAVFPREVLQRVVELAARHDAVIITDEVYEHLTFGEQHIPVASLPGAAGRTVTISSAGKTFSFTGWKIGWLSGPEHLVSAIRTVKQFLSYSSGTPFQGAIAVGLALPDDFYTGISETLRRKRDILSDGLKAAGLDVFTPQGTYFVNVDTAPLGISDSVDLARRLPELVGVAAIPVPVFCHPEGAERTRSLLRFAFCKKTEVLEEAASRLATLRDRL; this is encoded by the coding sequence GTGAACGCAACAGCTCCGGCACCGTGGCAGCGGGCAGCGTCGGGTGCCAATCTCCTGGCAGCCAACGGAACCCTCGGGGTCACGATCTTCGAGGAGATGACCACCCTCGCGGTCCGGACCGGCGCCATCAACCTTGGCCAGGGCTTCCCCGACGAGGACGGTCCGTTGGAAATCAAGGCGGCCGCCCAGGCTGCGATTGCCTCCGGCGCCAACCAATATGCTCCCGGCAAGGGAATCCTTCCCCTCCGGGAGGCCGTATCGGCGCACCAGCAGCGGTTCTACGGGCTCACGCCGGACCCGGAGACTGAAATCATCGTCACCACGGGAGCCACCGAAGCCATTGCTGCCTCGTTGCTGGCACTCGTGGAGCACGGAGACGAGGTGCTCACGTTCGAACCCTTCTACGACTCCTACGGCGCCATGATCGGACTGGCGGAAGCCACGCATGTGACGGCTCCGCTGCTCGCTCCGGATTTCATGCCGGACATGACAGCCCTGGAAGCGGCCTTCAGCAGCCGGACCAAAGTGGTGCTGATCAATAATCCGCACAACCCCACCGGCGCGGTCTTTCCGCGTGAGGTTCTTCAGCGCGTCGTGGAACTTGCCGCCAGGCACGACGCCGTCATCATCACCGACGAGGTCTACGAGCACCTGACGTTCGGGGAACAACACATCCCGGTGGCAAGCCTGCCCGGTGCCGCCGGCAGGACCGTCACCATATCCTCCGCAGGCAAGACGTTCTCCTTCACCGGCTGGAAGATCGGCTGGCTGAGCGGACCTGAACACCTCGTGTCTGCCATCAGGACGGTGAAACAGTTCCTCAGCTACAGCTCCGGCACGCCGTTCCAGGGCGCCATCGCCGTAGGGCTCGCCCTGCCCGACGACTTTTACACCGGGATTTCCGAGACACTCCGGCGCAAGCGGGACATCCTCAGCGACGGGTTGAAGGCCGCCGGCCTGGACGTCTTCACCCCGCAAGGAACCTACTTCGTGAATGTGGACACGGCTCCCCTGGGGATCTCCGACTCCGTGGACCTGGCCCGGAGGCTTCCGGAACTGGTAGGGGTGGCCGCCATCCCGGTGCCAGTCTTCTGCCATCCCGAGGGCGCCGAACGAACCCGCAGCCTGCTCCGCTTTGCGTTCTGCAAGAAGACCGAGGTCCTCGAGGAGGCCGCATCGCGGCTCGCCACCCTCCGGGACCGGCTGTGA
- a CDS encoding spermidine synthase, giving the protein MPARTPAGSRFLRTTGQHATIEPDAFTAGSYVLSIGGAEQSHVNLAEPVEIFYEYLRRIGHVVDLAAPAGEPVHALHLGAGALTLARYIQATRPGSLQYAVELERELLDFVLQQLPMPDGTVLHTLIGDARDALAELPAELRFDVVILDIFSGPEAPEHIACAGFYEEAAARLTPRGVLIVNVGDEPGLTLVRSQVAAMRQVMGGVAAFAESGMFAGRHPGNIVLAGTRGPWPAEWTVELAARGPHPAKVLAGVDLDAISD; this is encoded by the coding sequence ATGCCTGCCCGGACCCCGGCAGGATCACGTTTCCTCCGGACCACCGGACAGCACGCCACCATCGAACCGGATGCCTTCACCGCAGGGTCCTATGTGCTGAGCATCGGCGGAGCGGAGCAGTCCCACGTAAACCTCGCCGAGCCGGTCGAAATCTTCTACGAGTACCTCCGCCGGATCGGGCACGTCGTGGATCTCGCGGCACCTGCCGGCGAGCCGGTCCACGCGCTGCATCTTGGCGCCGGGGCGCTGACGCTGGCCCGCTACATTCAGGCGACCCGCCCGGGGTCCCTACAGTACGCCGTGGAGCTCGAACGCGAGCTGCTGGACTTCGTCCTGCAGCAGTTGCCCATGCCGGACGGAACGGTTCTGCACACGCTGATCGGCGACGCACGGGACGCGCTGGCGGAACTGCCGGCGGAACTGCGTTTCGACGTCGTGATCCTGGACATTTTCTCCGGCCCGGAGGCACCGGAGCACATCGCATGTGCCGGTTTCTACGAGGAGGCTGCGGCCAGGCTGACGCCACGCGGGGTGTTGATCGTCAACGTGGGCGATGAACCGGGGCTGACCCTGGTACGGAGCCAGGTGGCAGCCATGCGCCAGGTCATGGGCGGTGTTGCCGCTTTCGCCGAGTCCGGGATGTTCGCCGGGCGGCATCCCGGAAACATTGTCCTTGCCGGCACAAGGGGTCCGTGGCCTGCGGAATGGACCGTGGAGCTGGCGGCACGCGGCCCGCACCCGGCAAAAGTACTGGCCGGCGTGGACCTCGACGCGATCTCGGACTAA
- the rsmD gene encoding 16S rRNA (guanine(966)-N(2))-methyltransferase RsmD produces the protein MSRIIAGAGGGMPLVSVPGSMTRPTTDRVKEALFSRLEAFNVVAGARVLDLYAGSGALGVESASRGAETVDLVEFDGKASEVCQRNADLVNGAVGHKAVSVHRSRVESFLERTVPGTLWDLVFLDPPYPLDEPAMGAVLEELSPYLAESAVVVVERSSRSPEPSWPASLERFAEKKYGETKLWFAEPVGGGS, from the coding sequence GTGAGCCGCATCATCGCCGGGGCCGGCGGGGGAATGCCGCTGGTCAGTGTGCCCGGGTCCATGACCCGTCCCACCACCGACCGCGTCAAGGAAGCACTCTTCTCCCGCCTTGAGGCCTTCAATGTGGTGGCAGGGGCCCGCGTCCTGGATCTTTATGCGGGCTCCGGCGCGCTCGGCGTGGAAAGCGCCAGCCGCGGGGCGGAGACTGTGGACCTCGTGGAGTTCGACGGAAAGGCCAGTGAGGTTTGCCAGCGCAACGCGGACCTCGTCAACGGGGCCGTAGGTCACAAGGCGGTGTCGGTCCACCGCTCCCGGGTGGAGTCCTTCCTGGAAAGGACCGTGCCGGGCACACTGTGGGACCTCGTGTTCCTGGACCCGCCGTATCCGCTGGACGAGCCCGCCATGGGCGCGGTACTGGAGGAACTGTCGCCTTACCTGGCAGAGTCCGCCGTCGTGGTGGTGGAGCGCTCGTCCCGCAGCCCGGAGCCGTCCTGGCCTGCGTCGCTGGAGCGGTTTGCCGAGAAGAAATACGGCGAAACCAAGCTGTGGTTTGCCGAACCTGTGGGCGGCGGCAGCTGA